Proteins found in one Nitratiruptor sp. SB155-2 genomic segment:
- a CDS encoding SulP family inorganic anion transporter, whose amino-acid sequence MSLQKRYNFTTNPKNDILSGTVVAVALIPEAIAFSLIAGLSPQIGLYTAFILGLITALIGGKPGMISGATGAVAVVLVDLVLKHGVEYMFWAAILAGIIQVLIGLFRLGKFIRLVPQPAIYGFVNGLAIIIATSQIPLIKDSNLATIFLVLLTMAIIYTLPRFTKAIPASLGALIAITALVLLFQIDTKQIKDLADISGSFPAFHIPTAPLNFETLKTILPYSVIIALVGLIESLLTLSVLDEMSGERGSGNQECIAQGVGNMTCGLFGAMPGCAMIGQSMINFTSGGTGRLSSLTAAILLILFVVVLSKYISLIPLAALVGIMFVVSIATFSWSSLGHFKRMPKEDLFVMVTVTIITIFADLAIAVIAGVIISALVFAWKHAKIYAKEYMENDRKVYELEGPLFFGSVHSFLEKFDPKNDPFEVIMDFKNARVMDQSGVEAIDKITKKYKEAGKSIVLRHLSPECKQLLTEAGPYCTWEEDDPNYRVAIDY is encoded by the coding sequence ATGTCGCTACAAAAACGGTATAACTTCACAACAAATCCAAAAAATGACATACTAAGCGGCACGGTTGTTGCTGTCGCTTTGATACCAGAAGCCATCGCTTTTTCACTCATTGCAGGTCTCAGTCCACAAATAGGTCTCTATACTGCTTTTATCTTGGGACTTATCACAGCACTAATCGGTGGAAAACCTGGCATGATCAGTGGGGCAACGGGAGCAGTTGCCGTTGTGCTAGTGGATCTTGTCTTAAAACATGGAGTAGAGTACATGTTTTGGGCTGCAATCTTAGCTGGAATCATTCAGGTTCTCATTGGTCTTTTTCGATTAGGAAAATTTATCCGTCTCGTTCCACAACCTGCAATTTACGGCTTTGTGAACGGTCTTGCCATTATTATCGCTACTAGCCAGATACCACTCATCAAAGATAGCAACTTGGCAACCATCTTTTTAGTGTTGCTGACTATGGCAATTATTTACACTCTTCCTCGATTTACAAAAGCCATCCCTGCAAGTCTTGGCGCTCTGATCGCCATCACAGCACTGGTTTTACTTTTCCAAATCGATACCAAGCAGATCAAAGATTTAGCAGATATCAGTGGGTCTTTTCCTGCCTTTCACATCCCGACTGCACCACTCAATTTTGAAACACTCAAAACCATTTTGCCCTACTCTGTCATCATCGCTTTAGTTGGACTGATTGAGTCACTCTTGACTCTGTCGGTGCTGGATGAAATGAGTGGAGAAAGGGGCAGCGGAAATCAGGAGTGTATCGCCCAAGGCGTTGGAAATATGACATGTGGTCTATTTGGAGCGATGCCGGGTTGCGCTATGATTGGACAATCCATGATCAACTTTACCAGTGGCGGGACTGGCAGACTTTCCTCACTCACAGCAGCTATCTTACTCATACTTTTCGTAGTCGTGTTGAGCAAATATATTTCTCTTATCCCTCTTGCGGCACTTGTGGGTATTATGTTTGTCGTCTCCATCGCCACTTTTAGCTGGAGTAGCCTTGGACATTTCAAAAGAATGCCCAAAGAGGATCTTTTTGTCATGGTGACGGTAACCATCATTACAATCTTTGCCGATTTGGCAATCGCCGTTATTGCCGGAGTCATCATCTCAGCACTCGTCTTTGCATGGAAACATGCAAAAATATATGCAAAAGAGTATATGGAAAATGATAGAAAAGTTTACGAACTAGAAGGTCCCCTCTTTTTTGGTTCCGTTCACTCCTTTTTAGAAAAATTTGATCCCAAAAACGATCCATTCGAAGTGATAATGGATTTTAAAAATGCAAGAGTTATGGATCAAAGCGGAGTAGAAGCTATTGATAAAATAACAAAAAAGTATAAAGAGGCAGGAAAAAGCATAGTACTTCGCCATTTGAGTCCTGAATGTAAACAGCTTTTAACGGAAGCTGGTCCATACTGTACGTGGGAAGAGGATGATCCAAACTATAGAGTCGCAATAGATTATTAA
- a CDS encoding dUTP diphosphatase: MEKMVEMFTLQNELNNDTNGIQWRKGMTKQGKPINWKRCIYMETAELIDSFPWKHWKSIDAKPDLENIKIELVDIWHFLMSYLLVHNSLDEAVQLANNFKDEKSDIKIPKEWDSKKLDEVLDPFEELMALAMVKNDSSMMQEELLSQFFKACEAVDLSFDELYKLYIGKNALNQFRQSHGYKEGTYKKIWNGKEDNVVMQEILASKPSISYSELLQALEKAYEGA, from the coding sequence ATGGAAAAAATGGTAGAGATGTTCACGCTGCAAAATGAACTGAACAACGATACAAATGGTATACAGTGGCGAAAAGGGATGACAAAGCAAGGGAAACCGATCAACTGGAAACGCTGCATCTATATGGAAACAGCTGAACTCATTGACTCTTTTCCGTGGAAGCACTGGAAAAGTATCGATGCAAAACCGGATTTGGAAAATATAAAAATAGAGCTCGTGGATATATGGCATTTTCTCATGAGTTACCTTCTTGTGCACAATTCGCTGGATGAAGCGGTACAATTAGCCAACAATTTCAAAGATGAAAAAAGCGATATTAAAATCCCCAAAGAGTGGGACAGTAAGAAATTGGATGAGGTTTTGGATCCTTTCGAAGAGTTGATGGCTCTTGCCATGGTTAAAAACGATTCATCAATGATGCAAGAAGAGCTTCTCAGCCAATTTTTTAAAGCATGTGAAGCTGTAGATTTAAGTTTTGATGAACTCTATAAACTATACATTGGAAAAAATGCTCTCAATCAATTTCGACAATCGCACGGATACAAGGAAGGGACATACAAAAAGATTTGGAATGGAAAAGAGGACAATGTTGTCATGCAGGAGATTCTCGCTTCCAAGCCTTCCATCAGCTACAGCGAACTGCTTCAGGCGCTAGAGAAAGCATACGAAGGGGCGTAA
- the hemC gene encoding hydroxymethylbilane synthase — protein sequence MMKLTIATRGSKLALWQSNHIKAQLESFGYEVELKIFKTKGDKILDTPLALIGGKGLFTKELEDAMLRGEADLAVHSLKDVPTELPEGLVLGAITKREMTNDSLLSEQYETLADLPPNAVVGTTSLRRRMQLLHLRPDICIKDLRGNVDTRINKLKNGEFDAIILAYAGLKRLGILESVRYVHPIDENTMIPAMGQAALGIECRPDVVDVVKKLNDEKSAIETFIERDFIDRLQGGCQVPIGVRASLLENNDIIVKAVIGLPDGSELLKDKIFGSKENYHELGKELAESMIDNGAKELLQRAEAMAFKEHK from the coding sequence TTGATGAAACTGACTATTGCAACACGTGGGAGTAAACTTGCGCTCTGGCAGTCGAATCATATAAAAGCGCAATTAGAATCTTTTGGATATGAAGTTGAACTAAAAATTTTCAAAACAAAAGGGGATAAAATTCTTGATACGCCCCTGGCTCTCATTGGTGGGAAAGGACTTTTTACGAAAGAGCTTGAAGATGCGATGTTGAGAGGCGAAGCCGATCTGGCTGTCCATAGTCTCAAAGATGTGCCAACCGAACTCCCGGAGGGTCTTGTCCTTGGCGCTATTACGAAAAGAGAGATGACCAATGACTCATTGTTAAGTGAACAATATGAAACTTTAGCCGATCTTCCTCCAAATGCGGTTGTAGGGACAACTTCGCTGAGAAGAAGAATGCAGCTGCTGCACCTACGACCAGATATTTGCATTAAAGATCTCCGAGGTAATGTTGATACGAGAATCAATAAATTAAAAAATGGCGAGTTTGATGCGATCATTCTGGCTTATGCCGGTTTAAAGAGACTCGGTATTTTAGAAAGTGTACGTTACGTACATCCTATCGATGAAAATACAATGATTCCCGCTATGGGTCAAGCAGCACTAGGGATCGAATGTAGACCAGATGTAGTCGATGTTGTTAAAAAACTTAATGATGAAAAAAGTGCCATAGAGACGTTCATAGAAAGAGACTTCATCGATAGACTTCAAGGTGGGTGTCAGGTGCCAATAGGTGTCCGTGCTTCACTGCTAGAAAACAACGACATCATAGTCAAAGCGGTTATCGGTCTTCCTGATGGCAGCGAACTATTGAAAGATAAAATCTTTGGCTCAAAAGAGAACTATCATGAACTTGGCAAAGAGTTGGCAGAATCAATGATAGACAATGGTGCCAAAGAGCTGTTGCAAAGAGCAGAAGCAATGGCTTTCAAGGAGCATAAATGA
- a CDS encoding SufD family Fe-S cluster assembly protein, with protein sequence MKIANINLEEFQEKKALVQKLKSMGMPTPKTEHYRYFGIKPILEKEYTFHQPPAQKIEIADYVEIIDGTVTKAPKKVYVELLKNPKIDDSHYDQVYYINHLLVDKTIHLDIEEDCEFKIVHKFTKSNTFVPYRIKITVHPGINAKIREDYLVLSDESLYLYGFDIHLGKNSVLQLVQNRTTNFANFAQIAPHSVRCDMSSEFRLFTFDFGNAKTLHNYHITLEENAAANANHVLFAKEKARIGNTFHIENRGKDSRTVQMARNILKDEARGIFDGLLIVKNPAKYSSIYQDSKTILLNDGAYMVSKPQMEIYTEYILEATHGSTTGHLDEEALFYLRQRGIAEADAKEMLVLSFLNEIFEKLNDEEIKEEFIKLYEENR encoded by the coding sequence ATGAAGATAGCCAACATCAATCTGGAAGAGTTTCAAGAGAAAAAGGCTCTTGTACAAAAACTCAAATCAATGGGAATGCCAACACCAAAAACGGAGCATTACCGTTATTTTGGTATTAAACCTATTTTGGAAAAAGAGTATACATTTCATCAGCCACCTGCGCAAAAGATCGAAATAGCCGATTATGTGGAAATTATTGATGGAACGGTAACAAAAGCTCCTAAAAAGGTGTATGTAGAGCTTCTCAAAAATCCAAAAATTGATGACAGTCACTATGACCAGGTCTATTACATCAACCATCTTTTGGTAGACAAAACGATTCATCTGGATATCGAAGAGGATTGTGAATTTAAAATCGTTCATAAATTCACAAAATCCAACACATTCGTACCATATAGAATCAAAATAACCGTTCATCCTGGAATCAATGCCAAGATTCGAGAAGACTATCTTGTTCTCAGTGACGAGTCGCTCTATTTGTACGGATTTGATATCCATTTAGGCAAAAACAGTGTTTTACAGCTCGTTCAAAACAGAACGACAAACTTTGCAAACTTTGCACAGATTGCTCCACACAGTGTTCGATGTGATATGAGTAGTGAATTCAGACTTTTTACATTCGATTTTGGAAATGCAAAAACGTTACACAACTATCATATCACGCTAGAAGAGAACGCCGCAGCAAACGCCAATCACGTACTATTCGCAAAAGAAAAAGCGCGTATAGGAAACACTTTTCACATCGAAAACAGAGGGAAAGACTCAAGAACAGTTCAAATGGCGAGAAATATCCTCAAAGACGAAGCCAGAGGAATATTTGATGGCTTGTTGATCGTGAAAAATCCTGCAAAATATAGTTCCATCTACCAAGACTCCAAAACAATCTTGCTCAACGATGGTGCATATATGGTGAGTAAGCCTCAGATGGAAATCTATACAGAATATATTCTTGAAGCGACCCACGGTTCGACAACAGGACATCTGGATGAAGAGGCGCTCTTTTATCTTCGCCAAAGAGGCATTGCTGAAGCGGATGCAAAAGAGATGTTGGTACTGAGTTTTCTCAATGAGATTTTTGAAAAGTTAAATGATGAAGAGATAAAAGAGGAATTTATCAAACTCTATGAGGAGAATCGATGA
- the sufC gene encoding Fe-S cluster assembly ATPase SufC translates to MSMMKINNLHAKIGEKEILKGIDLELFKGKVHAIMGPNGAGKSTLSKTIVGHPDVEVTEGEILYKGKNIVEMEPEERALEGIFMSFQHPVEIPGVNNAYFLRTALNAKRKHQGLKPLNAAEFLRLLKEKIKELGMREEMIHRSLNEGFSGGEKKLNEILQMEILEPDFVILDEIDSGLDIDALKKVSEAINNMRDENRTFMIITHYRKILDYIEPDYVHVLKNGKVLRTGGLEIVDALEKEGYKIFGEE, encoded by the coding sequence ATGAGTATGATGAAAATAAATAATCTTCATGCAAAAATAGGTGAAAAAGAGATTTTAAAAGGAATAGATTTAGAACTTTTCAAAGGAAAAGTTCATGCAATTATGGGTCCAAACGGTGCAGGGAAATCGACACTTTCCAAAACAATAGTCGGTCATCCGGATGTAGAGGTCACAGAAGGCGAAATTCTGTATAAAGGCAAAAATATCGTAGAGATGGAACCGGAGGAGCGAGCGTTAGAGGGTATTTTTATGTCTTTTCAGCATCCTGTAGAAATACCAGGGGTAAATAACGCCTATTTTCTTAGAACTGCACTCAATGCCAAAAGAAAACATCAAGGACTCAAGCCTTTGAATGCAGCAGAATTTTTGAGACTCTTAAAAGAGAAAATAAAAGAACTCGGCATGCGTGAAGAGATGATCCACAGAAGCCTCAATGAGGGCTTTAGCGGCGGGGAGAAAAAACTGAACGAAATTCTGCAGATGGAGATTTTGGAACCCGATTTCGTTATTCTCGATGAGATCGATTCCGGTCTCGATATTGATGCCCTTAAAAAAGTAAGTGAAGCTATTAATAATATGCGTGATGAAAACAGAACATTCATGATCATCACACACTATAGAAAGATTTTGGATTATATCGAGCCCGATTATGTCCATGTCCTAAAAAATGGGAAAGTACTTCGAACAGGTGGTCTTGAAATCGTTGACGCTCTTGAAAAAGAGGGATATAAAATATTTGGGGAAGAGTGA
- a CDS encoding iron-sulfur cluster assembly protein: MNLEEKEIEVDNDGIEDIEDHEKKYGKPEEIKQEIIKYLKTIYDPEIPVNIYDLGLIYDLKLKRRPDGYEAIITMTLTSVVCPVGESIVEMVKNIANKIDGVAEVDVKLTFDPPWDKSKMSDEAKLVLGMM; the protein is encoded by the coding sequence ATGAATCTTGAAGAAAAAGAGATTGAAGTAGATAATGACGGAATTGAAGATATCGAGGATCATGAAAAGAAGTATGGAAAACCCGAAGAGATTAAACAAGAGATCATTAAATACCTAAAAACGATTTATGATCCGGAGATTCCAGTCAATATCTACGATCTTGGTCTTATATACGATTTGAAACTCAAAAGAAGACCAGACGGCTATGAAGCCATTATCACAATGACGCTTACAAGCGTCGTCTGTCCTGTAGGAGAGAGTATTGTCGAAATGGTCAAAAATATTGCCAATAAAATAGACGGTGTAGCGGAAGTGGATGTAAAACTCACCTTCGATCCCCCTTGGGACAAAAGCAAAATGAGCGATGAAGCGAAACTGGTACTAGGGATGATGTAG
- the sufB gene encoding Fe-S cluster assembly protein SufB, with amino-acid sequence MGMEKVDKIINSDYELGFEIDVEEEKAPPGLTEDTIKFISSKKNEPEWMLELRLKAFHAWQKMEEPRWAKVTYPPIDYQSISYWAAPKKALESLDEVDPEILRAYEKLGIPLEEQKALAGVAVDAVLDSVSVKTTFVEELNKLGIIFCSISEAIRDYPDLVKKYMFSVVPMTDNYFAALNSAVFSDGTFVYIPKGVKCPMELSTYFRINAQNTGQFERTLIIADEGSYVSYNEGCSAPSRDENQLHAAVVELIAHKDAHINYSTIQNWYPGDIEGRGGIYNFVTKRGLCEGENSKITWTQVETGSVITWKYPSCILKGDNSVGEFYSVAITRLAQQADTGTKMIHMGKNTKSVIISKGISAQKGQNSYRGLVKIHENAKGAKNFSECDSLLIGDSCGAHTFPYLESKCANAEVEHEATTSKISEEQLFYLRQRGVSEEDAVSMIVHGFCKDVLSKLPMEFAVEAKALLDLTLEGSVG; translated from the coding sequence ATGGGAATGGAAAAGGTCGACAAAATAATCAACTCCGACTATGAACTCGGATTTGAAATCGACGTAGAAGAGGAGAAGGCTCCTCCTGGTTTGACTGAAGATACGATTAAATTCATCTCATCGAAAAAGAACGAGCCAGAATGGATGTTGGAACTTCGTCTCAAAGCTTTTCATGCTTGGCAAAAAATGGAAGAACCCAGATGGGCGAAGGTAACCTATCCTCCAATTGATTACCAGTCGATCAGCTACTGGGCTGCTCCCAAAAAAGCGCTTGAGAGCCTAGATGAAGTAGATCCAGAGATTTTACGAGCCTATGAAAAACTTGGAATCCCACTTGAAGAGCAAAAAGCGCTTGCAGGGGTCGCAGTGGACGCTGTTTTGGATTCAGTTTCTGTAAAAACGACATTTGTAGAGGAACTGAACAAACTTGGAATCATTTTTTGCTCTATCTCTGAAGCGATCAGAGATTATCCTGATCTTGTAAAGAAGTATATGTTTAGTGTCGTTCCGATGACAGACAACTACTTTGCGGCACTCAACTCAGCAGTATTCAGTGATGGGACATTTGTCTACATTCCAAAAGGCGTCAAGTGCCCAATGGAACTTTCTACCTACTTTCGAATCAATGCACAAAACACGGGACAGTTTGAAAGAACCCTCATTATCGCCGATGAGGGGAGCTATGTAAGCTACAACGAAGGGTGTTCTGCTCCAAGCAGGGATGAAAACCAGCTCCATGCAGCTGTGGTGGAACTCATCGCTCACAAAGATGCGCACATCAACTATTCCACGATTCAGAACTGGTATCCTGGCGATATCGAAGGACGGGGTGGTATCTATAATTTCGTGACAAAACGAGGTCTTTGTGAAGGAGAAAACTCCAAAATTACTTGGACACAGGTTGAAACGGGATCCGTCATCACTTGGAAATATCCAAGCTGTATCCTAAAAGGTGACAACTCCGTTGGAGAGTTCTACTCCGTAGCAATCACCCGTCTTGCACAGCAGGCCGATACGGGTACGAAAATGATTCACATGGGCAAAAACACAAAAAGCGTCATCATCTCCAAAGGAATTTCAGCGCAAAAGGGACAAAACAGTTACAGGGGACTTGTCAAAATTCACGAAAATGCCAAGGGGGCTAAAAACTTTAGTGAATGTGATTCGCTGCTCATAGGGGACAGTTGTGGGGCACATACTTTTCCTTATTTGGAAAGCAAATGTGCCAATGCAGAGGTTGAACACGAAGCAACCACAAGTAAAATCAGTGAAGAACAGCTTTTCTATCTTCGCCAAAGGGGTGTAAGCGAAGAGGATGCCGTGAGTATGATCGTTCATGGATTCTGTAAAGATGTTTTGAGTAAACTCCCGATGGAGTTTGCCGTTGAAGCAAAAGCATTACTAGATTTAACATTGGAAGGAAGTGTAGGATGA